The nucleotide window CTCGATCGAGGACTTCCGAGAGATGTTCGACGACCTCGAGGTCGACGAGGACGTCCGCGAGGAACTCCACGCCCTGACGCCAGCGGGGTACACCGGCGTCGCGAGCGACCTCGTCGACGACCTCGAGTAAGACGAACTCCCGTCGCGGCTCGCGTCGTTAGTCGCGATCCGGGGCGGCGTCTTCCGGGACTCGCCCGTCGACGAGCGACTGGTCGGCGTACTCATCGCGGATGTCTTTCTTCGAGAACTTGCCCGTTGCCGTCTTCGGCACGTTCTTGATGAATTCGATTTCGTCCGGCAGCCACCACTTGGGATACTCGTCGGCGAGCATCTCGGTGACTTCGTCAACGAGTGCCTCGCGGTCGGCGTCCGCTGTCGGGACGACGAACGCGACCGGTCGCTCCTGCCAGCGCTCGTGGGGGACGCCGACGACGGCCGCTTCCGAGACGTCGTCGTGAGCCATGATCGCGTTCTCGAGGGCGACCGAGGAGATCCACTCGCCGCCGGATTTGATCACGTCCTTCTCGCGGTCGACGATCTCGATGTAGCCGTCTTCGTCGACGGTGACGACGTCACCGGTTTTGAGCCAGCCGTCCTCGAACTCCGCTTCGTTCGCCTCGGGGCGTTTGAAGTACTCCGTCGTCACCCACGGGCCGCGCATCCACAGTTCCCCGAACGCTTCGCCGTCCCAGTCGACTTCCTCGCCGTTTTCGTCGATGACTTTGAACTCGAGGCCGGGTACCATCAGTCCCTGCTTGCTGCGCTTGTTGACCTGCGTCTCGTAGTCCGCGTCCTGCAGGTCGGCTTTGAGATGCGAAACCGAGCCGATCGGTGCCATCTCGGTCATCCCCCAAGCGTGGAGCACTTCGACACCTTGATCGTCGAACCACTCGATCATCGACTTCGGGGCCGCCGACCCGCCGACGATCACGGTCTCGAGCGTCGAGAGGTCGACCTGATTCTCCGAGCAGTACTCCATCAGACCCAACCAGACGGTCGGGACGCCGGCGCTGATCGTCACGCCCTCGTTTTCGATCAGGCCCGCGAGGTCTTCCGGATCGGGAGAGGGACCGGGGAAGACCTGCTTGGCACCGCCTGCCGTCGCTGTAAACGGCATCCCCCAGGCGTTGACGTGGAACATCGGCACGACGGGCATGACGACGTCGTCGTCGGCCATCGGAATCCCCTGTGGCGTCTGGGAGGCCATCGTGTGGCTCCAGAGCATCTGTTGGGTGTACTCGACGCCTTTCGGGTTCCCCGTCGTCCCCGAGGTGTAACACATCCCTGCGGGCTGTTCCTCGGAGACGTTGGGCCAGTCGTAGTCACTCGAGTGGCCGTTGATGAACGACTCGTAGGCGGTCGACTCGAGGTCGTCGGATTCCTCGCTGCCCATAACGACGAACTCGACGCCGTCGAACTCGTCGTCGGCGTCGGCGACCGCACCCGCGAGTTTCGGCGCGAGCGACTGGTCGACGAAGATCAGCTGATCGTCGGCGTTGTCGACGATGTACTGAATGTGTGCGTCGGGGAGCAGCGGATTGATCGTGTGGAGTTGTGCCCCCATCGAGGGGACGGCGAAGTACGTCTCGAAGTGCCGCGAGTGGTTCCAACAGAACGTTCCGACGCGGTCGCCTTCCTCGATCCCGTACTCCTCGAGTGCGTTCGCGAGTTGGGCCGTCCGGTCATCGTACTCGCTGTAGGTATATCGCTGCATCCCGTCGTGATTCCGGGAGACGATCTCCGTGTCGGGATACAGGTTGGCTGCACGCCACAAAAACGGTCGAAGTGTTTGGTCTGTTCCAGCAGGCATCTACATTCCTTGTGAGACACAATGAGTGCATTATTCTTTTTATAGAAAATATGACAACTGATCACACGGGACTTTCTATTCGGGCAGTTTGAGAGACGAGAGAGACGATCAAATCGATTGACACGAAACTCTTTGGTCTATGCTAGTCTCCGTAATATAAACTCGAGAAAAGTTTATATTCATTTCTTGGAGGATTGTCGATTCCAATCGGCACAACTCCCAGCCACGCTCGAGCGACGCACTCCGACGCGAAACTGCCGCCGACTTCGACACCCGGGATCGATCAGTCGGTACGACAGTCCGCATCTATTTTTAGTCACGGAACCGATCACGATGTATGTCCCCGAATCATCGGCCGTCGATTGCGATCCCGCCGCGAATTCGCGCGCTCGGGCTCTGTTTCGGTCTCGGGATCGTCGGCTGGCTCACCGGCTTTGCGGCGACGCTCGGCGTCGAGGGTCATCTGCTCGTCGTCGGCTACCGGGCACAGACGGTCACCCAGATCGCGTCGTCAGTTGCGTTCAACGTCGTCGGGGCCGGCGGCCTCGCGCTGACGTATCTGCTGGTACGCCGCGGCGGCTTCGACCGCGCCTTTATCCTCGAGTTTCTCCGGCTTCGCAAACCTGACCGCTGGGATCTGGTGTGGATCGTCGCCGGGCTGTTCGGTGCGTTCGCCGTCGCCGTCAGCTACCAGTTGGCGATCGACGCGTTCGATCCGTTCGGTGCAGGGAGCGAAGGAACGACCCACTCCGGCATCGAACAGGGACGCGAGTATCCGTTCCTGTTGCTGCTCGGGATCCCGATCGCAATCCTCCTCACTGGTCCCGGCGAGGAACTCCTCTACCGCGGTATCATCCAGTCGCGCCTCGGTGAAGCGTTTCCGACGGCGCTGGCGGTCGCGCTCACTGCTGTCGTGTTCGCCGTCGTCCACCTGCCAGTCTACATGGGCGACGATATCGCTGCCGTCCTCGTCAGTCTCGGGACGGTGACGGCACTCGGCCTGTATCTCGGCGTGCTCTACGAACTGTCGGACACGCTGATCGTGCCGGCACTGGTCCACGGCGCGTTCAACGCCGTCGTCTATCTGCAGAATTTCCTCGAGTACGTGTGATCGCCGAGTCGCGTTCTCGCCCACGGCTCCGGCCGTCGTCGGCTCCTCGGTCGACGGCCAGCGGATCGTCCATCGACGAGTCTCCCACTCGCGGGGCCATCGGCTCGTCAGCGTCGTCGGTCGCCGATCGATCATCGCTGCCGTCGTCGAGACGGCGTCTTACGACGGCTCCGGTACCCACGGTCGCGACGCTCATCACGACGACCGCGCCGAGAACTGGCACGAACTGGCTCAAGCCCACGGTGATCGTCCCGAGGATGAGCGACGACCACGCCGACGGAGTGTCGGAGCCGACGCGGCCGGCGAGCCAGTCGCCGACGGCCAGGGTGCCGTATGCGCCCCCGACGATGGCCAGCACACCCCAAAGCGCGAGACTCGGCAGGGCGACAACCGTACCGATCGCGCCGACCACTGGGACCTCGAGCACTGACGTGGCGAACAGCGGCAGCGAGACGAGGACGAGCAGGCCGAAGAAGACGATGAACCCGACTGGAAAGACGAGATCCGGACGGTCGTCGATGTCGTCTCGGATCGCGCGCGTGCTCGCAGTGAATCGCTCGAGCAACAGCCAGCCGACACCGAGTGTGAGACACGCCCAGACGACCACGACGGCGCCCGCTCGAGCGATGCCGGGGCTGGCAACGGTGAGTAAACCGTCGTTCGCGGCTGCTGTGGCGAGCGGTTGTGTCGCACGGGCGACGTCGGTGCCGACGGCAGCGGGAAACACGGATTGTCGTATACGTGACCTAGCAGCGACAAAAACCGTCCGGTCGGGGCGATCGACGACTGCTCTATCGGTCACTCGAGTCCGGCCAGTCGGCGGATCAACACCGATTTGTCCGACAACGCCCAACGATCGGTGGAAGCGATGATCGACTACCTCTATCCAGAACTCGCCACGCTCGCCCTGTTCGTGGTGGCGATCCTCGGGATGATCGCGCTGTTGTATATCTCGACCCAGTGGTGACTCTCGCAGTCATACGGGTCGTTACGCTGCCGGGGAAGGTCACTCGAGACCAAACGAGAGCGGATCGGCTCGAACGGGCGACCGTCTACCCGACCGCTACGCGCGCCCGGTTAGCCTTCGAAGTGACTGACGTGGTCGGGTCTGATCGAGACGAGAACCCGTTCGGTCTGAATCGGGTTCGGGTACTCGTCTTCACCGACGTACCGCTGAGCCAGTTCGTCGATGTGCTCGCGTGCGCCGTCGGTCGTGAGTTCGTCGACCTCGCCCGTGACCGAGAGCATTCGGTAGGGATTGTCCGGGTCGGTCATGCTGACGGCGACGCGCGGATCGTTGCGGACGTTCTTTTCTTTTCGACGGTCACGTTCGGTGTTCACCAGAAGGCGGTCGGCATCGGCGTCGTAGTCGATCCAGACGGGAGTTACGTGCGGCGCACCGTTTGGTAACAGCGTCGCGATGTGGGCGAACGTTTGCTTCTCGAACAAATCCTGGAACTCGGCTGGGATCGATGCCATGCCCACCGTACGCCAGCCTGCTACTAATTCGCATTCCCTGCCGCACTACGAGGTGTGTCAATGCAGTCGAGCCGACCCGATAATATATGCCTCGCGACGGGTATCACTGGCATACATGGAGTATCTCCTGTGGCTCGCGATTGCGCTCGTTGCCTACGGCCTGATCCCGCCGCTGACGAGCGTCGTCACGACGGCTGTGCCGCCGGCTGTCGCCCTGTTTCTCTCCACGGCGGTGTTTCTGACGCTCACATTCGGCGTCCTCCTCGTGACGGGGACCGCTGATCCGGCGTACGCGACGACGCCGGCCGCAGGCTACGTCTACGTCGCCGGCCTCTTTCTCGCCGTCGGCATTCTGGCGTACTACTCCGCTCTAGAGGCCGGCCCGGTGAGCGTTGTCGTGCCGATCTACGGGCTGTTCATCGTCGGCAGCTCCGTCGTCGGCATCGCCGTCCTCGGCGAGGAGTTGACCGGGACCCGCGCTACCGGCATCGCGGTGGCCGTGCTCGCGATCTATCTGGCGGCCAGTGGTGATCGCTGATGCGACGGTATTTCGTGCTCTCGGTAGTCGCGTGTCTCACCTACAGCCTCGTGGCCCCGCTGCTTTCGATCGCTATGATCGACATCCCGAGTACGACCGCCGTCTTTCTCTCGAACTCGGTGATGCTCGGCACCGTCGGGGCCGTGATCATCGTCCGAAAGCTGCCGATTCGGCCCTATCTCAGCCACCGGTACAGCCCGCACATTCTCGCGATGGGGTGTCTGCTAGCCGTCGGCCTCCTGAGCTACTACCGTGCGCTCGCGCTCGGTCCCGTCAGCGTCGTCGTGCCGATCTTCGGGCTGTTCATCGTGATCAGTTCGTTTGTCGGCATCCTCGCGTTCGAAGAGGCCGTTACGCCCCGCAAGGTGGCTGCCATCGCGGCCAGCGTGCTCGCGATCGTCTTGATGGCGATCTGACGGTCGGTTCCGGCGTCGAAAAGGGATCAAGGACTACTCGAGCAACGCCGCAATCGTCGTCTCGAGCGCCGCAGCGGCCGCTCGAACCGCCTCGACGCGGACGT belongs to Natronorubrum aibiense and includes:
- a CDS encoding long-chain fatty acid--CoA ligase; amino-acid sequence: MPAGTDQTLRPFLWRAANLYPDTEIVSRNHDGMQRYTYSEYDDRTAQLANALEEYGIEEGDRVGTFCWNHSRHFETYFAVPSMGAQLHTINPLLPDAHIQYIVDNADDQLIFVDQSLAPKLAGAVADADDEFDGVEFVVMGSEESDDLESTAYESFINGHSSDYDWPNVSEEQPAGMCYTSGTTGNPKGVEYTQQMLWSHTMASQTPQGIPMADDDVVMPVVPMFHVNAWGMPFTATAGGAKQVFPGPSPDPEDLAGLIENEGVTISAGVPTVWLGLMEYCSENQVDLSTLETVIVGGSAAPKSMIEWFDDQGVEVLHAWGMTEMAPIGSVSHLKADLQDADYETQVNKRSKQGLMVPGLEFKVIDENGEEVDWDGEAFGELWMRGPWVTTEYFKRPEANEAEFEDGWLKTGDVVTVDEDGYIEIVDREKDVIKSGGEWISSVALENAIMAHDDVSEAAVVGVPHERWQERPVAFVVPTADADREALVDEVTEMLADEYPKWWLPDEIEFIKNVPKTATGKFSKKDIRDEYADQSLVDGRVPEDAAPDRD
- a CDS encoding CPBP family intramembrane glutamic endopeptidase — translated: MSPNHRPSIAIPPRIRALGLCFGLGIVGWLTGFAATLGVEGHLLVVGYRAQTVTQIASSVAFNVVGAGGLALTYLLVRRGGFDRAFILEFLRLRKPDRWDLVWIVAGLFGAFAVAVSYQLAIDAFDPFGAGSEGTTHSGIEQGREYPFLLLLGIPIAILLTGPGEELLYRGIIQSRLGEAFPTALAVALTAVVFAVVHLPVYMGDDIAAVLVSLGTVTALGLYLGVLYELSDTLIVPALVHGAFNAVVYLQNFLEYV
- a CDS encoding PPOX class F420-dependent oxidoreductase, encoding MASIPAEFQDLFEKQTFAHIATLLPNGAPHVTPVWIDYDADADRLLVNTERDRRKEKNVRNDPRVAVSMTDPDNPYRMLSVTGEVDELTTDGAREHIDELAQRYVGEDEYPNPIQTERVLVSIRPDHVSHFEG
- a CDS encoding EamA family transporter, yielding MEYLLWLAIALVAYGLIPPLTSVVTTAVPPAVALFLSTAVFLTLTFGVLLVTGTADPAYATTPAAGYVYVAGLFLAVGILAYYSALEAGPVSVVVPIYGLFIVGSSVVGIAVLGEELTGTRATGIAVAVLAIYLAASGDR
- a CDS encoding EamA family transporter, encoding MRRYFVLSVVACLTYSLVAPLLSIAMIDIPSTTAVFLSNSVMLGTVGAVIIVRKLPIRPYLSHRYSPHILAMGCLLAVGLLSYYRALALGPVSVVVPIFGLFIVISSFVGILAFEEAVTPRKVAAIAASVLAIVLMAI